In methanogenic archaeon ISO4-H5, the following are encoded in one genomic region:
- a CDS encoding serine O-acetyltransferase CysE gives MYYEPEDLKAVMDRDPAIIDEEDAIKFHPGFQAVSMYRESHKLWLKGDFKKAREINYKAHQMTGCDIHPGATIGKRFFIDHATGVVIGETTIIGDDVSIYQGVTLGGVSTSKGKRHPTLGNRIVVGAGAIVLGDITIGDDVRIGAGSVVVKDVPPDCTVVGVPGQIIKCGGVRVDMKDALDHNKLPDVMEERIAKLEAQIEALNNTVLALRDENSKLRGDRE, from the coding sequence ATGTACTACGAGCCCGAGGACCTCAAGGCGGTGATGGACCGCGACCCAGCCATCATCGACGAAGAAGACGCCATAAAGTTCCACCCCGGATTCCAGGCGGTTTCCATGTATAGGGAGAGCCACAAGCTGTGGCTCAAGGGCGACTTCAAGAAGGCCAGGGAGATCAATTACAAGGCCCACCAGATGACCGGGTGCGACATCCATCCCGGAGCGACCATCGGAAAGAGGTTCTTCATCGACCACGCCACCGGCGTGGTCATCGGCGAGACTACCATCATCGGCGACGACGTCAGCATCTACCAGGGAGTGACCCTCGGTGGAGTCTCCACCAGCAAGGGCAAAAGGCACCCCACCCTCGGCAACCGTATCGTGGTCGGTGCGGGAGCCATCGTACTCGGGGACATAACCATCGGTGACGACGTGAGGATCGGCGCGGGATCCGTCGTCGTCAAGGACGTTCCTCCGGACTGCACCGTGGTGGGAGTACCCGGACAGATAATCAAATGCGGAGGGGTCCGCGTCGACATGAAGGATGCGCTTGACCACAACAAGCTCCCGGATGTCATGGAGGAGCGCATAGCCAAGCTCGAGGCGCAGATCGAGGCTCTCAACAACACCGTACTCGCACTGCGCGACGAGAACAGCAAGCTCAGGGGCGACAGGGAATGA
- a CDS encoding phosphoadenosine phosphosulfate reductase family protein: MAMTKLGRNHLRWCFQCNLPIMESKQCPVCGSATAETELTPPADSRPAFDYDLDKARKMADECFGEGCGYAMLPEGHVAVMNKCPAIDRMEEILSDGTIVATERFDLGVGWRFIIRMQGALRIAKVMSKGYVILNPDAAPFVRENKNLMAPGVCDADPNIQVDDEVIMVLADRTVIGTGVAKMSGKDMVEQNRGVAVKTRWHKEETPVTSDIAHTWDDVVKANEGVIVKRRDEAISFIHKTMEKYKDLPTVVSFSGGKDSLASMLLTMDAGVDVPPMFINTGLELDETVRYVHDFAERHNVKLVEQEPPKDAFYGNLVYFGPPAKDYRWCCKTNKLGPTVAAITKNYPNGVLSFIGQRKYESEARHEKPRVWQNPWTPGQIGASPIQSWSAIHVWLYIFYKKEPFNYWYAHGLDRIGCLMCPASDMADLDTIRSASSQYSRWDSYLTDYSQKIGLPEEWKKYGLWRWKSAPQSVKEEIKRVTGKEVPPMKASRALDPAEDGPVAVKVQDGYSPCTMGYSIEAALSRPIDLSVLEPFTHALGWVIKYDRDEDVIYANYTTFYGAGSITTKAFTQEDAKQNIDHAVQLIARAFNCVGCGLCAARCEEHALYMEGGKVHIHGDDCIFCMKCYGPCPAVNFAPAAKTEEKGFED, from the coding sequence ATGGCAATGACGAAACTGGGAAGGAACCATCTGAGGTGGTGCTTCCAGTGCAACCTCCCGATCATGGAATCCAAACAGTGTCCGGTATGCGGTTCCGCCACGGCGGAGACCGAACTGACCCCTCCCGCGGATTCCAGGCCCGCCTTCGATTACGATCTCGACAAAGCAAGGAAGATGGCTGACGAGTGCTTCGGAGAGGGATGCGGTTATGCGATGCTGCCCGAGGGGCACGTCGCCGTCATGAACAAGTGCCCCGCCATCGACAGGATGGAGGAGATCCTCAGCGACGGTACCATCGTCGCCACCGAGAGGTTCGACCTCGGCGTGGGATGGAGGTTCATCATCCGTATGCAGGGCGCCCTGCGCATCGCCAAGGTCATGAGCAAGGGATATGTCATCCTCAACCCGGATGCAGCCCCCTTCGTCAGGGAGAACAAGAACCTCATGGCACCGGGAGTCTGCGATGCCGATCCCAACATTCAGGTAGACGACGAGGTCATCATGGTCCTTGCCGACCGTACCGTCATCGGTACCGGTGTCGCCAAGATGTCCGGAAAGGACATGGTGGAACAGAACCGCGGTGTTGCGGTCAAGACCCGCTGGCACAAGGAGGAGACTCCTGTCACATCAGATATCGCCCACACTTGGGATGACGTCGTCAAAGCCAATGAGGGAGTCATCGTCAAGAGGCGCGACGAGGCCATCTCATTCATTCACAAGACCATGGAGAAGTACAAGGACCTCCCCACCGTGGTCTCGTTCTCCGGAGGTAAGGATTCCCTTGCCTCCATGCTGCTCACCATGGACGCGGGGGTCGACGTGCCCCCGATGTTCATCAACACCGGTCTGGAACTCGACGAGACCGTCCGTTATGTGCACGATTTCGCCGAGAGACACAACGTGAAACTGGTCGAACAGGAACCGCCCAAGGATGCCTTCTACGGCAACCTTGTGTACTTCGGCCCGCCCGCCAAGGACTACCGCTGGTGCTGCAAGACCAACAAGCTCGGCCCTACCGTGGCAGCCATTACCAAGAACTATCCCAACGGCGTCCTCTCCTTCATCGGACAGAGGAAATACGAATCCGAAGCAAGGCACGAGAAGCCCAGGGTGTGGCAGAACCCCTGGACCCCCGGACAGATCGGTGCTTCCCCCATTCAAAGCTGGTCGGCCATACATGTGTGGCTTTACATCTTCTACAAGAAGGAGCCCTTCAACTACTGGTATGCGCACGGTCTCGACCGTATCGGATGCCTCATGTGCCCCGCCTCCGACATGGCGGACCTCGACACGATCCGCAGTGCCAGCTCACAGTATTCGCGCTGGGACAGCTACCTCACCGATTACAGTCAGAAGATCGGTCTTCCCGAGGAATGGAAGAAGTACGGTCTCTGGAGGTGGAAGAGCGCTCCCCAATCCGTGAAAGAGGAGATCAAGAGGGTCACCGGCAAGGAGGTACCTCCCATGAAAGCGTCCCGCGCACTCGATCCTGCCGAGGACGGCCCTGTGGCGGTCAAAGTGCAGGACGGATATTCCCCTTGCACCATGGGATACAGCATCGAGGCGGCCCTCTCGAGGCCCATCGACCTCTCTGTCCTGGAGCCCTTCACCCACGCCCTCGGGTGGGTCATCAAGTACGACCGCGACGAGGATGTGATCTACGCCAATTACACCACTTTCTACGGTGCTGGGTCTATCACCACCAAAGCGTTCACGCAGGAGGATGCCAAGCAGAACATAGACCATGCGGTGCAGCTCATCGCACGTGCCTTCAACTGCGTCGGATGCGGACTCTGTGCCGCCAGGTGCGAGGAGCACGCCCTGTACATGGAGGGCGGCAAAGTGCACATCCACGGCGACGACTGCATCTTCTGCATGAAGTGCTACGGTCCCTGCCCCGCGGTCAACTTCGCCCCTGCGGCCAAGACCGAGGAGAAGGGATTCGAGGACTGA
- a CDS encoding SAM-dependent methyltransferase, translating into MVYDPDDPSGFSIVSKKDDTVARMMAYWDRRARGYNLLTRLQLHDTKHYEHIIEALVPLGRKASVCDMGTACGFMALVAARMGHSVVGIDCLPKMIYYARKNADELGIKADFRVGNVSNLKFPKGSFDLIIAKSTIWCLDDPVSTLRHWMALLKPGGHLLIIDGNYYLDNFEKDYGAKHQLDKIKKSEESGLHGKTNMDSVDFEEIRNIAMDLPACSMRRPSWDMSVLLGLGMDNIFVNLEDQNPYTVSAASGYMILPGSFVVTARKPFEKGETTVDERDADHMQELDYEKGVMEESATRFKALADANRVEILQILLKGSRNVKDLSEILSCSVSLTSHNLKILESAGLIHSVRVGKEVFYGINDSKALFEILYYMKKGFEQKKLGEN; encoded by the coding sequence ATGGTCTACGATCCCGATGATCCCTCCGGATTTTCCATAGTATCGAAGAAAGATGATACAGTAGCACGTATGATGGCATATTGGGACAGACGCGCCAGAGGCTACAATCTGCTCACACGCCTCCAACTCCATGATACGAAGCACTATGAACATATCATAGAAGCATTGGTTCCCCTCGGACGTAAAGCATCTGTATGCGATATGGGCACTGCCTGCGGATTCATGGCCCTGGTTGCGGCAAGAATGGGTCATTCCGTTGTAGGAATAGACTGTCTCCCGAAGATGATTTACTACGCCCGTAAGAACGCTGATGAACTCGGCATCAAAGCCGATTTCAGAGTAGGAAATGTCTCCAATCTCAAATTTCCCAAAGGCTCTTTCGACCTCATAATAGCCAAGAGCACGATATGGTGTCTTGACGATCCTGTCAGCACCCTCAGGCACTGGATGGCCCTTTTGAAACCCGGAGGTCACCTGCTGATCATCGACGGAAACTACTATCTTGACAATTTCGAGAAGGACTACGGAGCCAAACACCAGCTTGACAAGATCAAAAAGAGCGAGGAATCCGGCCTACATGGTAAAACGAACATGGATTCCGTCGATTTCGAGGAGATAAGAAACATCGCCATGGATCTCCCGGCCTGCAGCATGCGCCGTCCCAGCTGGGATATGTCAGTCCTTTTGGGTCTGGGTATGGACAACATATTCGTCAATCTCGAGGATCAGAACCCTTACACGGTAAGTGCTGCCTCAGGATACATGATCCTCCCAGGATCGTTCGTAGTGACTGCAAGGAAGCCTTTCGAGAAAGGGGAAACGACCGTAGACGAGAGGGATGCAGACCACATGCAGGAACTCGATTACGAGAAAGGGGTCATGGAAGAATCGGCGACACGTTTCAAAGCCTTGGCCGATGCCAATCGCGTGGAGATACTGCAGATCCTTCTGAAAGGAAGCAGGAACGTGAAGGATCTTTCAGAGATTTTGAGCTGTTCTGTATCGCTGACCTCGCACAATCTCAAAATACTCGAATCTGCAGGATTGATCCATTCGGTCAGAGTCGGGAAAGAGGTATTCTACGGAATCAATGACTCGAAAGCCCTATTTGAGATACTATATTACATGAAAAAGGGGTTCGAACAAAAGAAACTCGGGGAGAACTGA
- a CDS encoding ABC transporter substrate-binding protein: MNTKAIIAILAVVVVVAAGAGVVVLTHNNSHHETLRNSNNLDGRLTVFGNANNDDFLDSRDVDFVKKVIAGEEKATYYTCYKTFGGSTVQRSFCDANVDGKIDQADVDWIQNMVDRKNNMLLYFYDVDGVIGSCTYPLTTSAVGYKSNYEALLVLGEADLCKYSCNQVGNDGAYSKWYSAFSDAKCYGSRFTPDYETFVGAEPSYILSGTRNWFDPEMEEKCGPMGIDVVRLPFYEDNWTVPAIITLGYLTAHEDAAYKYAEKCDKVYDTISTALKDTKAEDRPFVFASYAGNSISKMHEGVHELVTLAGGINPFDKGYTNGSIDAEGVMTMNPDWIILDQSGPYYGFLETFTTHDETKYKEAYALYNTDAKFIKAVNLADAYDNGKVLFLEQGIYMGVASYIACAYVANHIWGDKFHFDVDALLKDYIESYHPDFKYEDFKDIEFFTLEELQKYATEQGIIPA; encoded by the coding sequence ATGAATACAAAAGCAATCATCGCCATACTGGCAGTTGTAGTTGTTGTGGCTGCTGGTGCAGGAGTTGTCGTGCTCACCCATAACAACTCTCACCATGAGACCCTCCGCAACAGTAACAACCTGGATGGACGTCTGACTGTCTTCGGAAACGCCAACAACGACGATTTCCTTGACAGTAGGGACGTTGATTTTGTGAAAAAAGTCATCGCAGGCGAGGAAAAAGCAACTTACTACACCTGCTACAAGACCTTCGGCGGTTCCACGGTCCAGAGGTCCTTCTGTGATGCCAACGTCGACGGAAAGATCGACCAGGCAGACGTGGACTGGATCCAGAACATGGTCGACCGTAAAAACAACATGCTGCTCTACTTCTATGACGTCGATGGAGTCATCGGCTCCTGCACCTATCCTCTGACCACCAGCGCGGTAGGATACAAGTCCAACTATGAAGCGCTACTCGTCCTTGGAGAAGCTGACCTCTGCAAGTACTCCTGCAATCAGGTCGGAAACGACGGTGCCTATTCCAAATGGTACTCCGCATTCTCCGATGCCAAGTGCTACGGTTCCAGATTCACCCCTGACTACGAGACCTTCGTCGGTGCCGAGCCCAGTTACATCCTCTCCGGAACCAGGAACTGGTTCGACCCGGAGATGGAAGAGAAATGCGGACCTATGGGAATCGATGTCGTCCGTCTCCCATTCTATGAGGACAACTGGACCGTTCCTGCTATCATCACCCTCGGATATCTGACCGCCCATGAGGATGCGGCATACAAATATGCCGAGAAGTGTGACAAAGTCTACGACACCATATCCACTGCACTCAAGGACACCAAAGCCGAGGACAGACCCTTCGTCTTCGCATCTTACGCAGGAAACAGCATCTCCAAGATGCATGAGGGAGTCCACGAGCTTGTCACCCTCGCAGGCGGAATAAATCCTTTCGATAAGGGTTACACCAACGGAAGCATCGATGCAGAGGGAGTCATGACCATGAATCCCGACTGGATCATCCTCGACCAGAGCGGACCATACTACGGATTCCTCGAGACATTCACCACCCATGATGAAACCAAGTACAAGGAGGCATACGCACTCTACAACACCGATGCCAAGTTCATCAAGGCGGTCAACCTCGCCGACGCTTACGATAACGGCAAGGTTCTGTTCCTCGAGCAGGGTATCTACATGGGTGTCGCAAGCTACATCGCATGCGCCTATGTCGCCAACCACATCTGGGGAGATAAGTTCCACTTCGATGTTGATGCACTCCTGAAAGATTATATCGAGTCCTATCACCCCGACTTCAAGTATGAGGACTTCAAGGATATCGAATTCTTCACTCTAGAAGAGCTCCAGAAGTACGCGACCGAACAGGGAATCATCCCCGCCTGA
- a CDS encoding SAM-dependent methyltransferase, translating to MTLLEEIENYWDMRSNGFSSAVMEEMTDRGEKIAVGLMKDLDIGPGSHVLDLGCGPGLFSILLAKNGVKVTGIDYSAAMIKKAEDNASEEGVFCKFMKMDAQKLTFPDCEFDAVISRSVLWALERPRDCYGEILRVLKPGYKAEIIDGNYYLHLFNEDYRWKPPAGERAPGKDYHSRHNTDNVDFKIIEELAKNLPLSREERPAWDVSTLAKLGCNDIHIQFPKDSGRFDRSKTVPSFKIIFKKEQ from the coding sequence ATGACATTATTGGAAGAGATCGAGAACTACTGGGACATGCGCAGCAATGGATTTTCGTCCGCTGTCATGGAGGAAATGACCGACAGGGGCGAGAAGATTGCCGTCGGACTCATGAAAGACCTCGATATCGGTCCTGGTAGCCATGTCCTCGACTTAGGCTGCGGACCTGGTCTGTTCTCCATACTTCTGGCAAAGAACGGTGTAAAGGTCACCGGCATAGACTATTCGGCAGCCATGATCAAGAAGGCAGAAGACAATGCCTCAGAAGAAGGTGTATTCTGCAAATTCATGAAGATGGATGCTCAAAAACTTACCTTCCCTGACTGCGAATTCGATGCAGTTATCTCGAGGAGCGTCCTATGGGCGCTCGAAAGACCCAGAGACTGTTATGGAGAGATTCTGAGAGTGCTAAAACCCGGATACAAAGCCGAGATAATAGATGGTAACTACTACCTGCACCTGTTCAACGAAGACTATCGGTGGAAACCACCTGCGGGAGAACGTGCCCCGGGCAAGGATTATCACAGCCGTCACAACACTGACAATGTCGATTTCAAGATTATCGAGGAACTGGCCAAGAACCTCCCTCTCAGTCGCGAGGAGAGACCCGCATGGGACGTCAGCACCCTCGCTAAACTTGGCTGCAATGACATACATATCCAATTCCCAAAGGACAGCGGGCGCTTTGACCGTTCCAAAACCGTCCCGTCATTCAAGATTATTTTCAAAAAGGAGCAATGA
- a CDS encoding ABC transporter permease protein — MTELADASEMVTKYRKYIVFKLMFIVACIIAMIIVMGYAATIGSANYSAWDVYRDIWYHFTDPAQNNAKMDHVIFNIRLPRIMTGLVAGMSLGVAGAAMQSMMKNPLADPYTTGISSGASFGATLALGMGFTVTGVGGTVGLVTTAFVFSLIPAAVIILVSSLRNTSAATMILAGIAVMYLFNAMTTLIKLSVSEQTLSAVFQWSIGDLSTVTWDSFRVILIFTVVGTLILFAMSKKLNILITGDQNSTALGLNAHQLRIALLIIISLMAASVVCFTGIIGFIGLVAPHIVRIFLGSDNRYLIPASAAFGAVLLMVSDLISRVIIAPTFLPVGVITAFIGCPMFLYLLIKQRKSMW, encoded by the coding sequence ATGACAGAACTAGCAGACGCTTCTGAAATGGTGACAAAATACCGTAAATACATTGTTTTCAAACTGATGTTCATCGTTGCCTGCATCATAGCTATGATCATTGTCATGGGTTATGCAGCAACCATTGGGTCCGCTAATTATTCCGCATGGGATGTCTACCGCGATATCTGGTACCACTTCACGGATCCAGCACAGAACAACGCAAAGATGGACCACGTCATATTCAACATCCGTCTTCCCCGCATCATGACAGGACTGGTGGCAGGTATGTCACTGGGTGTGGCAGGAGCCGCCATGCAGAGCATGATGAAGAACCCGCTGGCAGACCCGTACACCACCGGAATCTCCTCTGGAGCATCCTTCGGTGCCACACTCGCATTGGGCATGGGGTTCACCGTTACCGGTGTAGGAGGGACCGTTGGTCTCGTCACCACAGCATTCGTGTTCTCGCTCATCCCCGCTGCAGTCATCATCCTGGTCTCCTCTCTGAGAAATACCTCTGCGGCTACGATGATCCTTGCGGGTATCGCGGTGATGTATCTGTTCAACGCGATGACCACTCTCATCAAGCTATCGGTCAGCGAACAGACTCTTTCCGCCGTATTCCAGTGGTCTATCGGAGATCTGAGCACTGTCACCTGGGATTCGTTCAGAGTCATCCTGATATTCACGGTAGTGGGAACCCTGATCCTCTTCGCCATGTCGAAGAAACTCAACATCCTTATCACCGGAGACCAGAACTCTACCGCCCTGGGTCTTAATGCCCACCAGCTCAGGATTGCTCTCCTGATCATCATATCCCTCATGGCCGCATCCGTCGTGTGCTTCACCGGAATCATCGGTTTCATCGGTCTCGTGGCCCCTCACATCGTAAGGATCTTCCTCGGTTCCGACAACCGTTATCTGATCCCCGCATCAGCCGCCTTCGGTGCGGTGTTGCTAATGGTATCTGATCTGATCTCGAGAGTTATCATCGCCCCGACCTTCCTGCCGGTCGGTGTCATCACTGCATTCATCGGATGCCCCATGTTCCTGTATCTGCTCATCAAGCAGAGGAAATCCATGTGGTGA
- a CDS encoding ABC transporter ATP-binding protein has product MPEIKLENIEFGYDPKIPVIKGISYTLDKPEFICIMGPNGVGKSTLIHCLNKILKPTAGVVYLDGRDVQEMKLKELASHMGYVPASSQDSFPLTVVDTVMVGLQNDFKFGTNASDLQKVYDVLKLMKVEHLAMKNFNELSAGQHQKVMLARGLVRTPEIVLLDEPTSNLDIKHQIQVTKTLSELPRTKGMMVIMISHDINITAKYADRIILISDGKVYADGTPLEVLTKENIRDVYDVEADVLEIEGRPHIILKDAIDDE; this is encoded by the coding sequence ATGCCGGAAATCAAATTGGAGAACATCGAATTCGGATACGATCCGAAGATTCCCGTCATCAAAGGAATCTCCTACACCCTGGACAAACCGGAGTTCATCTGCATAATGGGACCCAACGGTGTCGGAAAATCCACACTCATCCACTGTCTGAACAAGATCCTCAAACCTACAGCAGGGGTCGTCTATCTGGATGGCCGCGACGTACAGGAGATGAAACTCAAGGAACTTGCTTCCCACATGGGTTATGTCCCCGCTTCCAGCCAGGATTCGTTCCCGCTTACGGTGGTGGATACAGTGATGGTGGGTCTGCAGAACGATTTCAAATTCGGTACCAACGCCAGCGACCTCCAGAAGGTGTATGATGTCCTGAAGCTCATGAAGGTGGAGCATCTCGCTATGAAGAACTTCAACGAGCTGTCGGCAGGACAGCACCAGAAGGTCATGCTCGCAAGAGGCCTGGTGAGAACTCCTGAGATCGTCCTCCTTGACGAACCCACTTCGAACCTAGACATCAAACACCAGATTCAAGTGACCAAGACACTCAGTGAACTGCCCCGCACCAAGGGCATGATGGTCATCATGATCAGCCATGACATCAACATCACCGCGAAGTATGCGGACCGTATCATCCTGATTTCTGACGGAAAGGTGTATGCCGATGGAACCCCTCTCGAGGTGCTGACCAAAGAGAATATCCGCGACGTCTACGACGTGGAAGCGGATGTCCTGGAGATTGAGGGGAGGCCGCACATAATCCTCAAAGATGCCATCGACGACGAATGA
- a CDS encoding alanine aminotransferase, translated as MQKKMRASRRAMGMNYAIREVTVPAAAAAARGMKMYNFNIGDPNKWDFETPEYFKETLRNAVDNTDNGYGDSQGNLNLRKAIVDREHDKNGVSIDVKDVYVTAGVSECINVMMGAMIEPGDEVLVPGPGYPSYAQYIEFYEGKVVPYRMIEEEEWRPDVDMIRDRITNRTKAIVLINPNNPTGAVYTEKDLRAIGDIAAEYDIPVISDEIYDKIVFNGKFFSMSRLPDDIPRVILNGFSKVNLMPGWRQGYCYFMDKNGLMDEIREGMMKQFRARICANVPCQEAARASLQGPQDYIVDMNRKLKERADYTYKRFNEIPGISTNRSNGALYSFPRVELGSTWKSDKDFCLDLINETGIVMVHGSGFCREFGQSHFRSILLPPMETLEEAYGILEKFMLRHQ; from the coding sequence ATGCAGAAGAAAATGAGAGCATCCAGGCGTGCAATGGGTATGAACTATGCGATCCGTGAGGTCACCGTCCCCGCCGCCGCTGCCGCTGCCCGTGGCATGAAGATGTACAACTTCAACATAGGCGACCCCAACAAGTGGGACTTCGAGACCCCCGAGTACTTCAAGGAGACCCTCAGGAACGCGGTCGACAACACCGACAACGGATACGGCGACTCCCAGGGTAACCTCAACCTCAGGAAGGCCATCGTCGACAGGGAACACGACAAGAACGGAGTCAGCATCGACGTCAAGGACGTCTACGTCACCGCAGGAGTCTCCGAATGCATCAACGTCATGATGGGCGCCATGATCGAACCCGGAGACGAGGTCCTCGTCCCCGGCCCCGGCTACCCCTCCTACGCACAGTACATCGAATTCTACGAGGGTAAGGTCGTCCCCTACAGGATGATCGAGGAGGAGGAATGGAGGCCCGACGTCGACATGATCCGCGACAGGATCACCAACAGGACCAAGGCCATCGTCCTCATCAACCCCAACAACCCCACCGGCGCTGTCTACACCGAGAAGGACCTGAGGGCCATCGGCGACATCGCCGCCGAATACGACATACCGGTCATATCCGACGAGATCTACGACAAGATCGTCTTCAACGGGAAGTTCTTCTCCATGTCCCGTCTGCCCGACGACATCCCCCGCGTGATCCTCAACGGATTCTCCAAGGTCAACCTCATGCCCGGCTGGAGGCAGGGATACTGCTACTTCATGGACAAGAACGGCCTGATGGACGAGATCCGCGAAGGGATGATGAAGCAGTTCAGGGCCAGGATCTGCGCCAACGTCCCCTGTCAGGAAGCCGCAAGGGCCTCCCTGCAGGGTCCCCAGGATTACATCGTCGATATGAACAGAAAGCTCAAGGAGAGGGCGGACTACACCTACAAGAGGTTCAACGAGATCCCCGGCATCTCCACCAACAGGAGCAACGGTGCACTGTACTCCTTCCCCCGCGTCGAACTCGGCAGCACCTGGAAGAGCGACAAGGACTTCTGCCTAGACCTGATCAACGAGACCGGTATCGTCATGGTCCACGGATCCGGGTTCTGCAGAGAGTTCGGTCAGAGCCACTTCAGGTCCATCCTGCTGCCTCCTATGGAGACCCTCGAGGAAGCCTACGGTATCCTCGAGAAGTTCATGCTCAGGCACCAGTGA
- a CDS encoding transmembrane protein, translating into MPNAVHMLSVTSALILAMAALCIAFVPESNAEDPVESYVYESSNESFPIRANTLFGIDPASHVQIVTMNGAISLSSDAISDLRTISSDVTLTMSGLTTEDLTPAQADKGCKMFSITLRNSDGTNHPLGGMVTVSLPYEPGYLEITSGISVKHVASDGTLSDMPTHYEEGCIVFETDHFSEFIIVPAYETYADLLLISLSILTLLAVGVLVLFLLRMRKIHT; encoded by the coding sequence ATGCCGAATGCCGTGCACATGCTTTCCGTCACATCGGCCCTAATACTTGCGATGGCAGCGCTATGCATAGCATTCGTACCGGAGAGCAATGCGGAAGACCCCGTGGAGAGTTATGTATACGAGAGCTCCAACGAATCGTTCCCCATCCGTGCGAACACCCTCTTCGGCATAGATCCCGCCAGCCATGTACAGATCGTCACGATGAACGGGGCCATATCCCTCTCCTCCGATGCAATCTCGGATCTGAGAACGATATCCTCTGACGTCACCCTCACCATGTCCGGTCTGACTACAGAGGACCTCACCCCTGCCCAGGCCGACAAAGGATGCAAGATGTTCAGCATAACCCTGCGCAACAGCGACGGAACCAATCACCCCCTGGGAGGGATGGTGACCGTATCATTACCGTATGAACCCGGGTACCTGGAGATTACGAGCGGTATCTCAGTGAAGCATGTCGCTTCGGACGGCACCCTCTCCGATATGCCCACCCATTATGAGGAAGGCTGTATCGTTTTCGAAACGGACCACTTCTCCGAGTTCATTATCGTACCGGCATACGAGACCTATGCGGACCTGCTCCTAATCTCTCTGAGCATCCTTACCCTGCTGGCAGTAGGGGTTCTGGTGCTGTTCCTCCTGCGCATGCGCAAGATCCACACGTGA